One window of Lytechinus variegatus isolate NC3 chromosome 2, Lvar_3.0, whole genome shotgun sequence genomic DNA carries:
- the LOC121407607 gene encoding uncharacterized protein LOC121407607, producing MVEQLDQNSSTLTTQVFSEDAENISQDRLSLDPEIDPHDHQIGPDIGTRTSCGDRNHWITDLVPRRRISQETSAYRVVMYVMAATGLIVIYVPFLPRKHSAKTFFAMLYVLRNIFMNLLVVSALVGMIWLTLRVKKLHEWGLVLWPQRCKHCLNIICQIKFRDSTVAVEIDGFSQKLIPGSLSEELLDNITRVSNVTLNISYIFSGLALLSIPPIIMTNIICLNQHSPLNPTAQTNKELTMQLLVVLSQFIYLYILNFHFIPTFKDAHFVPVPKIWWSFVLLIQVAIWTSIQKLLRPFAILANGEHRTPYPCPMNSTLGEVLHGIGDISLTFTVELPVMLALLLIEMWSQILPEHVKSLMKDTNTCQSTIHIKSITRRSNWITLRNFTNRILNRRKLSKNLSELSPLFNDNIEMESVRSGNLGNRMCHDFTTSYHYNKTMRNEKEKVLSITLLLCVIYFGISNYLLAGENYPNGINIQWILQMMFFTPVLLVIIKQAKVTKKGNRNLSTRYDVRSVNTPSEKNNTMLLISLSGACLFDMFCFVSSLGNLVSGPGLLSHDEMVLNLVSVFSCVFGLLCKCIQSTFILKVEHQQLNDYQEMKWTSRCLLAVGMVNATQWLLDSLSHEEEWPVLSMFFEGNVGLVIGMIFVPFLHLYELHIAIMAYEIYQHKRGEKLCI from the coding sequence ATGGTAGAACAACTAGATCAAAACAGCTCGACACTAACCACTCAGGTCTTCTCTGAAGACGCTGAAAATATCAGTCAAGACCGTCTTTCTCTCGACCCAGAGATTGATCCTCATGATCATCAAATTGGACCTGATATAGGAACTAGAACGTCCTGTGGTGATCGCAACCATTGGATTACTGATCTAGTACCAAGGCGGAGAATCTCTCAGGAAACTAGTGCTTACCGTGTCGTTATGTATGTCATGGCAGCTACAGGACTCATCGTCATATATGTCCCGTTTCTTCCCCGGAAACATTCTGCAAAGACATTCTTTGCTATGCTTTACGTTCTTCgaaatatatttatgaatttattaGTAGTATCTGCACTCGTAGGTATGATATGGTTGACTCTGAGGGTAAAGAAATTGCATGAATGGGGATTGGTGCTGTGGCCTCAACGTTGTAAGCACTGTTTGAACATAATATGTCAGATCAAGTTCCGCGATTCAACCGTTGCTGTCGAGATTGATGGCTTTTCTCAAAAACTGATTCCTGGTTCACTGAGTGAAGAACTACTTGACAACATTACAAGAGTCAGCAATGTAACGCTGAACATTTCGTATATATTTTCAGGTCTGGCTCTCCTATCCATACCACCTATTATAATGACAAATATCATTTGTTTAAACCAACACTCACCACTCAACCCGACAGCCCAGACCAACAAGGAGCTGACCATGCAGTTATTGGTTGTTTTAAGTCAATTTATCTATCTCTACATCTTGAACTTTCACTTCATCCCTACCTTTAAGGATGCCCACTTTGTTCCAGTGCCCAAGATATGGTGGTCTTTTGTCCTCCTAATCCAGGTTGCTATTTGGACATCCATCCAGAAGCTTTTGCGACCATTTGCAATTCTTGCGAATGGTGAGCACCGCACACCCTACCCTTGTCCGATGAATTCCACTTTAGGTGAAGTGCTTCATGGTATCGGTGATATTTCGCTAACATTTACAGTTGAACTTCCGGTTATGCTGGCCCTTTTGCTAATTGAAATGTGGTCACAGATTCTCCCAGAGCACGTCAAATCCCTGATGAAAGACACAAACACATGCCAATCTACCATCCATATTAAATCCATCACTCGACGTTCAAATTGGATCACTCTAAGAAACTTTACCAACAGAATTCTGAACAGGAGAAAGCTTTCCAAAAACCTATCTGAATTATCACCAttatttaatgataatattgagaTGGAGTCTGTACGTAGTGGTAATTTAGGCAACAGAATGTGTCATGATTTTACTACAAGTTACCATTATAACAAGACTATGAGAaacgaaaaagaaaaggtaTTATCAATAACTCTGCTGCTATGCGTCATATACTTTGGAATAAGCAATTACCTTCTAGCTGGAGAAAATTACCCAAATGGCATCAACATCCAATGGATTTTACAAATGATGTTTTTCACTCCAGTGTTGTTGGTAATCATAAAACAGGCGAAAGTAACTAAAAAGGGCAATCGAAATTTATCGACCAGATATGATGTACGTTCTGTCAACACCCCATCAGAGAAAAATAACACAATGCTTTTAATTTCTCTCTCTGGAGCGTGTCTGTTTGATATGTTTTGTTTCGTGTCATCTTTAGGGAACCTCGTGTCAGGTCCTGGACTATTATCCCATGATGAGATGGTTCTTAACCTGGTAAGCGTCTTCAGCTGTGTCTTCGGTCTTCTTTGTAAATGCATCCAATCTACCTTTATCTTAAAGGTAGAGCATCAGCAACTCAACGACTACCAGGAAATGAAATGGACATCCCGATGCTTATTGGCTGTAGGAATGGTCAATGCTACACAGTGGTTATTGGATAGTTTGTCTCATGAAGAAGAGTGGCCTGTCTTGAGTATGTTCTTTGAAGGAAATGTAGGACTCGTCATCGGGATGATATTTGTACCATTCCTTCATTTGTACGAACTCCATATTGCTATCATGGCATATGAAATCTATCAACACAAGCGGGGAGAGAAATTATGCATCTGA